The nucleotide window GTTTAATTCATATACAATTAGATAAAATAGTATATATCTAAGTAGCACGGGATTTCCATTGTTGAGGGTCCGATACTATATTTTTGTAGATAATGTAGATAACATGGTGTGTAGCTTTTCATTGCGTTTAGGCTCCTTAAATGTTACTCTTATTTGCTAACGTTGGCTTTTGTGGGCCGTTTAATGGTTAACGACTACTTGGGTATTTTAATAATTTTTAGGGGAAATCAAAGTGAATATTTTAATACTTGGTAGTGGTGGAAGAGAATACTCAATAGGACTTGCTATTTCTAAAGAAGAAGATAATCATAAATTATATTTTAATCCAGGAAATGGAGCTACTTCGCAAATTGCAGAGAATATCAATATTAAAGATTATAATGAGTTAGCTATTTGGGCAAAAAACAATGCAATTGATTTAACAATTGTTGGACCAGAAGCTCCACTAGTAGATGGTGTTGTTGATATATTTAAAGAACATGGATTAACTGTATTTGGACCTAGTCGTGCTGCAGCTCAACTAGAGGGTTCAAAAGTTTATATGAAAAATATTTTAAAGAAATATAACATACCAACAGCAGCATTTATAGAAACTACAAATGAAAAAGAAGCTCATGATTTCATTGATACTATGAGTGAACCAATTGTTGTAAAAGCAGATGGTTTATGTGCAGGAAAAGGTGTAATTATTGCTCAATCAAAGGATGAAGCAAAAAAGGCTGCTTCTGATATGTTATCAGGCTCATCTTTTGGTGATGCTGGAACTTCTATTGTTGTTGAAGAGTATTTAGATGGATATGAGTTATCTATCTTTGCTATTTGTGATGGTGATAATTATAAGGTATTACCAGCAGCTCAAGATCATAAAAGAGTAGGGGATGGTGATACTGGACCAAATACAGGAGGTATGGGTGCTTATGCTCCAACTCCTTTAGTAAATGATGATATTTACAAAAAAGTTGAAGAAAGAGTTATTAAACCAACTTTAGAAGGGATGAAACAAGAAGGAGCACCTTTTGAAGGTGTACTATTTATTGGAGTAATGGTAGTAAAAGGTGAGCCAATTATTTTAGAATATAATGTTAGATTTGGTGATCCAGAGTGTGAAATTTTAATGCCTTTATTAGAAACTCCTGTTTCAGAACTGTTTTATAAAGGTGCTACTAAACAATTAGATAAATTAGATATCAAAATCAAAGATGAATATGGGGTTGCAGTTGTTATGGCAAGTGGTAACTATCCATACGGTTCAAGTGAGCCTGCTGAAATTATTGTAGATGAAATTGTTGATGAAGATTTAAAAGAACATACTCACATCTCATATGCAGGTGTTGAAATGCAAGATGGTAAACTAATGGCAACAGGGGGAAGAGTTCTTCTTTGTGTTGGCTTTGGTAAATCTATTAGACAAGCAAGAGATAGAGCATATGGCCTTTGTGGGCAAGTTCATTTTGCAGGTAAAAAAATCAGAACAGATATCGCTTATCAGGCATTAAAATAAAAAGTATGAATACAGATAACTTAGAATTAGCATCAAATAGAAGAAGAGCTTTAGCTTATGTAATTGATGACTTTTTAGTAACTTTTATAATTGTTATAATGTTTTGGGATAAAATTGCAGTAAGTGGAACAGACCTTGTATCTGTTCTTGCAGTAATGAATACATTTATTTGGCAAGTATTATTATTAAAATTTATTTATCAAACATTTTTTATTTGGTATTATGGTGCAACTATAGGAAAAATAATAGCTAAAGTAAGAGTTATTGATTTTAATGATTTAGGAAGGGTTTCTTTGCTTACTTCTGCAACAAGATCTATTTTTAGGCTTTTTAGTGAAATGTTTTTCTATTTTGGATTTATTTTTGCTTTTTTTACAGAAAGCAGACAAACATTACATGATAAAGTAGGAAGGACATTAGTAGTTAATGCTTAAAAAAGTTTTAGCAACAGCCATTTTAGTTGTATCTTTACATGCTGAAAGTGAAAAGTTTCAAGTTATTGCAAATAATTTAAATACTAAGAATAATATTTTAGTAGCAAAAGGTGATGTTGTTGTATTTTCTCCTAAATATTATATAACGGCACAAAAAATAATCCATGATAAAGATAAAAATACCTTAGAGTTATTTGATGATGTAATTATTGTAAAAAACAATAATGTACAAACAAAAAGTGATTATGCATTTTTAGACTTAAATAAAGATGACCTTTATCAAAAACCAAATATCTTTTATGAAGAGAAGAGCCAAATTTGGATTAACTCAAAAGAAGCAGATAAAAAAAATGATCTAATTGAATTAGGAAAATCAATACTTTCAAGTTGTGATTGTGTTGATCCTGATTGGAGTATTAGATCTTCTAGTATGGATTATGATACAAAAGATATGTGGATTAATACATATAATACTACCCTTTATGTAAAAGATTTTCCGGTTATATATACCCCTTATTTAGGTTTTTCAACAGATACAAGAAGAAGAACAGGTCTTTTAATACCTTTACTAGGATATTCAACAGAAGAAGGTTTTTTCTATAATCAACCAATTTATTTTGCACCTGCACCTAACTACGATATAGAAGTTGTTCCTCAAATTAGAACAAATAGAGGATATGGTTCTTATTTTTATTTTAGATATGCTGACTCACCAGATTCAATGCTTAAAATTGGGACGGGTTATTTTAAAGAAAAAGATTCTTATGTTGAAAAAAATGATTTAAGAGATGATGAACATTATGGATTTAATTTAGATTATAAAAGGGTAAATCTATTTGCAGATACTTTTGATTCAAAAGATGGATTATATGCTTCTATTAGATATCTAAATAATGTAGAGTTTAATTCTTTAGAAGATAGTAGATATCAAGAGTCTATTGAAAGAAAGGTTGAATCTAAAATAAACTATATCTATAATACTCCTAACTACTTTTTAGGTGCATACTCAAGATATTATATAGATACACAAAAAGAGTCAAATAATGAGACTCTTCAAGAATTACCAAAACTTCAAGCTCACTCTTATAGTAGACCCTTAATTGATAAATTAATGTATTCTACAGATTTAAAGTATACTAATCACTATAGAAGAGATGGGTTAAATGCAAATCAATACGAGTTTAGTATTCCTTTATCATACTCTTTTTCTTTATTTGATGATTATTTAACACTTACTTTAAAACATCAAATAACAGCTAATAAGTTTTCATATGATGATAAGGATATAAACTTAGATCTTGAAGATGGAACATTTGTAGAAAGTGTTAGTAGTATTGTGTTAAATAGTGATTTGATTAAAGCCTATGAAAATTATATACATACTATGAATTTAAGTGCTGAGTATAATCATTTTAATACAATGAAAAAAGATGGTGATCTTTTCTCTATTTCAAATAACAATTCTCAATTAAGCTCTTTCCCTGTTTCAGAAAGTACAGATAATGTAGTCTTTGGGTTAAATCAATCAATTTATGATAAAGAGAATTTAAAGCAAATAATAAATCATAGAATTAGACAATCTTTTGAAAAAGATGAAAATGATAACTTTGAACTAGGAAACTTAGAAAACCAACTTACATATAATTATGCATTAGGTTCAATTTCTAATAAAGTAGTATATAACCATGAAGATGATCAATTTATTGAAAACTCTACTAGCTTTTCATTATCTTATGAAGATTATTATTTAAGACTTGGTTATTATATGTCTAAAGATACTCCTAACTCAGGAAAAGAAGAGTTAGAGTCTTATAATGTTTCTACAAATTATAGAATTTCTAATGATTATAAAATAGGTTATACTACAACCTATGACTTAGAAAGAGACTATAGAAGTAAGGAAGCTATTCATTTTGATATTAATGATAGATGCTGGGACTTTAGTATCAGCTTTGAAAGAGAAACAGAACCTGCTTCAACTATTGATTCTGAACCTATTACACAAGACATCTTCTATTTACAATTAGTTTTAAAGCCTTTAGGTGCAGTAAAACAAGAGTTTGAACTAGAAAGAGATAACTAATATGACTCCTGATAAAATATTTTTTAAAAATAGAGATGTTGCAGCATATAGACTAATTGATGTATTACCTGTAAATAAAATGAAGCTTGAAGAGTGGATTGTTATTGCAACTTCATATGGAGGTTATCCTGTTGCTCAAATTATTGCAAAAGAGTTAGAAGGAAATTGTGAAGTACTTTTCTCTAGAAAAATACTATCTCCTAATAATGAAGATTGTGAAGTTGCAATTGTTACTGAGACTGAAGAGGTTGTAATTCATGAAGAGCTAGTTAAAGCTTTTGATATTAGTTTAGATTTTGTATTCTCAAAATCTAGATATATCTATGAAAATGATTTGTCTAAAATGGTTTCAAAACATAGGAGAGGTAAAAAATTAGGTGATTTTACAAATAAAAATATTCTTCTTGTAGATGAAGGGTTAAATACTAGTTTAACTATGATGGCTTGTATTAAAACAGCAATTAATCTAGGGGCAAAATCAGTCTCTGTAGCGACTCCAATTTTGCCAAAGGTGAGTATTAATACTATAGAATCAATTGCAGATGATTTGTATTATGTAGAGAGTCTTGATCATTTTATAGATATCGGTTTCTATTATGATGAACTTGATGAATTACAATATGAAGACTTATTAAAAATAATGAATAAAGGATAAAACTTATGTCAACAGTATGTGAATTTGAATTAAATGAAAAACAAGAGGTTTTCGAATTTAATAAAGTAGCTAAACAATCAAACGGATCTGTTTTAGCACAAGTAGGGAATGCAGTTGTATTAGCAACTGTAGTAAGTGAGTTTGATAATCCTGTGGAAGAAGATTTTACTCCTTTAACAGTTCAATATGTAGAAAAAACTTATGCAGCAGCTAAATTACCTGGTGGTTTTATTAAAAGAGAAGCAAAACCAAGTGAGTTTGAAACTTTAACTTCAAGAGTTATTGACAGAAGTTTAAGACCTCTTTTCCCAAAAGGTTATGTTTATCCAACAACTATTACTGTAATGGTTTTAAGTGCAGATAAAGATGTTGATTTACAGGTTTTAGCTTTAAATGCAGCAAGTGCAGCATTATATACTTCTAACTTACCAGTTAAAAAATCTGTTGCAGGTGTAAGAGTTGCTAAAATAAATGGTAAATATGTTGTAAATCCAAATCTAAGTGATATGGATGAGTCAACACTTGATTTATATGTTGCTGGTTCTAAAGAAGAGCTATTAATGATTGAAATGAAATCAATTGCTTCAGAGGAGATGATAGAAGTTGATATTGAAGCATTTACAAAAGTTCATCAAACAAATGAAATGAGTGAAGATGATTTAGTAGAAGCTATTTCAGTTGCTCAAGAAGCATTAAAAGAATCAAATGAAACATATGAAAAAGGTTTTGAATCTGTTTGTAAAGAAATTAAAGATGTAAAACTAGTTGAGTTTACAATTGATGAATCAATTATTAACTATGTAAGAGATAACTATTTAGAAAATATTAAAAGTGCAATTCAAAAACTAGCTAAAAGTGAAAGAGCAACTGAATTAAAAGAAGTTGCAAGTCTAATTTTAGTAGATGAATATTGTGTAGAAAAAGAGATTGAATATAGCACAATTTATGAAGCAGTTTCAATTGTAAAAAGAGAAGCTGTAAGACAAATGATTGTAAATGATAAAGTTAGAGCAGATGGAAGAGGGCTTAAAGATGTAAGACCCATTTCTATTGATACTAATATTTTACCTTCAGCACACTCTTCTTGTCTTTTTACAAGAGGTGAAACACAAGCTTTAGTAGTTGGAACTTTAGCGGGAGCTAAAGATGGTCAAATGTTTGAAACATTAACTGAAAAATCGACTTCAACTGAAACTTTTATGGTTCATTATAACTTTCCAGGTTTTTCTGTAGGTGAAGCTAAACCAATGTTTGGTGTAGGAAGAAGAGAATTAGGTCATGGTAACTTAGCTAAAAAGGCACTTGAATCAACTATTGATAAAGATTATAGTGAAACTGTTAGATTAGTTTCTGAAATTTTAGAATCAAATGGTTCTTCATCTATGGCAACAGTTTGTGGTGGTTCATTAGCATTAAAAGCAGCAGGTGTTCCTGTTTCTAATTTAGTTGCTGGTGTTGCAATGGGTATGGTTGTTGAAGGTGATAACTATTCTGTATTAACTGATATTATGGGATTAGAAGACCATGATGGAGATATGGATTTTAAAGTAGCAGGAACAAAAGAAGGTATTACTGCACTTCAGATGGATATTAAACTTGGTGGAATTGAACTATCAGTATTAAAAGAAGCTCTACTTCAAGCAAAAGAAGGTAGAGAACATATTTTAGGATTAATGGAAGAAGCATCAGCTCAAATTGTGCCAAGTGAAGCACTACCTTTAATTGAACAATTTGCTATTGATCCAAGTAAATTTATGGTAGTAATTGGAAAAGCAGGGGCAACTATTAAAGAAATTATAGAAAAATTCTCAGTTTCTATTGATTTAGATAGAGATACAGGAAATGTAAAGGTAAGTGGAGAAAATAAACAAAATGTTTTAGATGCTTGCGAACATATTAAAACTATTTCTAACAATGCACCTGAGAGAAAAGATCATCAAAAAAAGAATATTGATTTTGAAAAACTATATAAAGTAGATGATGTATTAACTGGTAAAGTTGTTAGAATAGCAGATTTTGGTGCATTTGTTGAACTACCAAAAGGTGGAGAAGGCCTTTTACATATTTCAAAAATTTCTAAACAAAGAGTAAATAAAGTTGAAGATGTATTAAAAGTTGATCAAGATGTTGAAATTAAAGTATTAAAAGTTAAAAAAGATAGAATTGAACTAGCTTCAGCGCAGTTTTAAAATTTAATACTAAATTAATATTTGTTTAGTTAATATTGATTAAAATAATATATTTTTATTACAAATAAGGGGTTTATATGGCTAAGCTTTTAATCGTAGATGATTCTACAATGTTAAGGGATATGCTAAATTATGCACTAAATGAAGGCGGTTATACTGATGTAGTTGAAGCCATTGATGGAGTTGATGGTCTTGAAAAGGCTAAATCTAGCTCATTTGATTTAATAATTACAGATGTAAATATGCCAAATATGGATGGTTTAACATTAATTGGTGAATTAAGAAAATTACCTGAATATGCTTCAAAGCCAATTTTAGTATTAACTACTGAAAGAAGTGATGAGATGAAAGCAAAGGGTAAAGCTGCAGGTGCAACAGGTTGGATTGTAAAACCGTTTGTACCAGAACAATTATTAAAAGCAGTTAACATAGTTTTAAGTAGATAGTTTAAAGACTATAATTATAAATATAAAAAGGTTTTATCATGTCTGGTTTTGATATATCTAAATATAGAGAGATGTTTGTAGAGGAAGCTGAAGAGCTATTTGAATCTGCAGATAATGTGTTACTTGAAGCAGAAAGTAATGGTTCACTTACTGATGATGAAATGGGACAACTATTTAGAGATGTTCATACATTAAAAGGTAGTGGTGCTTCTGTTGAATTAAATCTTTTTGCTGAATTTACTCATGATGTTGAAAATATGATGGATAAATTAAGAAATCATCAGATTGAATTCAAACCAGAAATGGCAGGTACATTAATTGATGGTTTAGATGTTATGAGAGAACTTCTAAACTTAGAAGTTGCAGAAGAACTTACGAGAGAAACTTTTGAAGAGATGACATCTGATTTATTAGTTACAATTAGAGCTTATATTGATGGAGAATCTCCTGCTTCAGAAGCAACTCCTGTACAAGAAGCTCCAGTAGTAGAAGAAACAATAGAAGTTACTCCTACAGTTGAGACTAATATTTCATCTGAATCAGATAATATTGGATTCTACGATGAAAATATCCAAGAAAGTAATTTTAATGAAACTTATGGTTTTTTCAATGATGAAGAAATTGGAAAAAATAATGAGAGTTATGGTTTTTTTGATGAAGAATTAGACAGAATTTCAGAAACAGCTGCAACCCCAGTAATAGAACATGAAGATAGCGATGATTTTGGCTTTTTTGATGATATGGCTGAAATTACATCTGATTCAAAAATTGAAGCAAATAATGAAGACCAAAAAGAAGAAATAAAAGCACAAGAAACAAAAACTGTAGAAACTAAAGCAGCTCCTACAGCAGAAGAGAAAAAAGTTGAAACTCCTACTCCTTCAGCAGCAACTAGTGCTGATAGTAAGAAACCTGTGCCAGCTGCACCAAGAAAAGAAAGAGAAGCAAGTAAAAAATCTTCTGCTTCAAATAATATTAGAGTAAATCTTGAAAAAATTGATTTACTTATGAATAATGTTGGTGATTTAGTTATTACAAATGCAATGTTAACACAGTTCTCTACTACTATAGAATCTGATAAAACAAGAAATGCTGTATTAGAAAGATTAGAATTATTAGAAAGACATATTAGAGAAATGCAAGATTCTATTATGAGTATCAGAATGGTACCAATGGATGCTATTTATTCTAAATTCCCTAAAGTTGTTAGGGATATTTCTAGAAAACTTGGTAAAAAAGTTGAATTTAAACACTATGGAGATGGTGTTGAAATTGATAAAGCAATGATTGAAGGTCTTACAGATCCATTAATGCATATTATTAGAAACTCTTTAGATCATGGTTTAGAAACTCCAGATATAAGAGTTGCAAATGGAAAAGAAGAGGTTGGTACTATTGCTATTTCTGCAGAACAAGCAAATGGTCAAATGATTATTACTATTGATGATGATGGAAAAGGTATTGACGGTGATAGAGTTGCACTTAAAGCTTTAGAACAAGGTCAAATTGATGAAAACCAATACAATAGTATGAATAATAATGAAAAGGCTATGCTTGTATTTGGAGCAGGTGTTTCAACAGCTGAAAAAATTACTGATATTTCTGGACGTGGTGTTGGTATGGACGTTGTTAAAACAAATATCCAAAAATTAGGTGGAGCAATTAAACTTGATACTACTCCAGGTGAGGGAACAACTATTACTATTATGTTACCTCTTACACTTGCAATTCTAGATGGATTAGATATTGCAGTTGGAGATCAAAAATATATTTTACCATTAAGTTCAATTGTTGAGTCATTACAACCAACTCCTGATATGATTAAAAAGATTGGTGATGGTTCTCAAGACTTATTAATGTTAAGAGAAGAGTTTATTCCTGTAGTAAGATTACATCAATTATTTGGTGTTCCTCCAACGTTTGATAACCTTGAAGATGGTATGCTAATTGTTGTAAAATCGGGTAATCAAAAAGTTGCTATTTCTATTGATGAATTCTTAAATCAACATCAAGTTGTTGTTAAACCTTTAGATAAAAACTTTAGAAGTGTAGAAGGAATTGGTGCTGCTACTGTTAGAGGTGATGGAAGTATTGGTCTTATTCTAGATGTATTAGGTATTATCAATGCTCAAATTAAAATAGAAAAAGATTTAACAGCAGCTCAATTCGCTTCTTAAAAATATGGCTAGCGATAGAGTTTTACACCAAAGGGTAAAAAAAATACTTTATTCTCTAACAGGAATTACCCTTGCAGAGAATAAAGATATTATGATAGCAAATAGACTTCATAAATTAAAAAGAGACACAAAATATACTGGTGATATTGATCATCTTTTAGACTCTATAGAAGAGGGTTCTTTTACTATGGAGTTTATAAACTCTTTTACAACAAATAAAACTCACTTTTTTAGAGAAGAGTTTCATTTTACAGATTTAAGAGATAGAGTTCTTCCTGCTTTTGCAAATTCAGGAAAAGAGATTAAAATGTACTGCTCAGCTTCTTCAACAGGAGAAGAACCATATTCTATGGCAATGACAGTACTTGAAACACAAGAGTTACTAGGAAGAAGAATTAATGCTTCAATAATAGCAACTGATATTGATACAAATGTTTTGCAATATGCTGCAAATGGTGTTTACAGATATGCAAAATCATCTAGAGAGTTTCCTGAGTGGATAAAACCACCGAAATTCTTTAAAAAAAGAGTAAATAAAACATTAACTAGCGAAGAGATACTAATAAAAGTAAAACCAGAACTTCAAAAAATGGTAACTTTTCAAGTTAATAATTTAAATGATTTAACATATCCTTTTCAAAAAGATTACTTTGATGTAGTATTTTGTAGAAATGTATTAATTTACTTTTCATCAGAAGATCAAAATAAGATTTTAAAAAGGTTGTTTTCTCATTTGAAAATGGGTGGAACATTATATTTAGGGCATTCAGAAAATCCGCATGATTTAATTGATTATGTAGATAGAATTGGTCAAAATATTTTTATAAAGAAAAAGGAATTTAATTGATTGTTATAGGTCATAAAGATGGAAGTATTGAAAAAGCTTCTATCTCAAGATTTACACAAAAAACTAAAGGGTACAATACTCACACTGTAATAGGTGGAGAGTTTGCCGTTGGGAAAGATGCTGATAGCATAGCATTTAAAACACTTTTAGGCTCTTGTGTTGCAATTATGTTCTATGATAAAGTTAAAAAAATAAAAGGTATGAATCACTTTTTACTTCCTACTACAAATAGTAGTAACGACGATATGAAGTATGGATTATATTCTGTTGAAGCAATGCTTAATGAAATGTATAAATTAGGTTGCGATAAAAAAAATATGAGCGCTAAAATTTCTGGTGGTGCTGATATTATGCAGCTTAATATGTCTGCTATATCAATTGGACATAGAAATGTAGAGTTTGCAAAAGATTTTTGTAAATCTGAAGGTTTTAAATTAATAAGTGAACATACAAGAGGAGAACATGGTAGATTGATTCTTCTTGCAGACACTTTTGAGACATTTATCAAAGTTACTCAGAAAAGTGAAACTGATAGTAAAATTGTTAAAGAAGAAAAAGCATTACAAACAGAAATCACAAAAGCACCAGTTATCAAAGAATATGTTGGTGGTGTTGACTTATTTGATGATAACTCTAGTAAAGCAGAACCAGAAATGGAAATTGAATTATTTTAAATTTAAAAGTGTAGGGTGATTAAATGTATACTGTCTTAGTAATTGATGATTCTCCTTCAATGAGAAGAATTATTAAAGATATGGTCAACAATATAGAAGATTTTGAAGTTATTGCAGAAGCTTTTGATGCTTATGATGCAAGAGAAAAAATCAAAGAATATGAACCAGATTTAGTAACAATTGACATTAATATGCCTAAAATGGATGGAGTAACTTTTTTAAGAAACCTTATGAGACTTCATCCAATGCCTGCTGTTGTTGTTTCAGGAGAAAGTGTTAGAGGTAATGATATTTTTGATGATGGTGCAGTAGGTTTTATTCCAAAACCTGAAGCAGGGGAGTCTATGATTTCTTTTGGAGAGAGAATCAAAGAAAATCTTCTTAATCTTACTTTTTTACTAAAAAGATATACATTAAAAAAACCAAAAGCAAAAAAGCAAGTAAAAACTAAAACAACATTAGAAGCAAATAAGAAAAATCACCCAGACTTAGTAATACCATTGAGACAAGCCCCATTAATGGGTAAGAAGATTATTGCTATAGGTTCTTCTACTGGAGGAGTTGAATCATTGTTAAGGGTCTTTAAAAGGTTAACAAATAATCTTCCTCCTATAGTAATAACTCAACATATTCCATATGGTTTTTCTAAATCATTTGCTGATAGATTAAATGATAACTCTTCATTAATTGTTCATCAAGCTGAAACTGGAATGGTTCTTGAAAATGGACATGCTTATTTAGCTCCTGGTAATATGCATTTAACAATCGAAAGAACAGCTGGCAACAATTATCAAATAAGATTATTAGATGAAATGAAAGTCAGTCATCATAAACCAAGTGTTGATGTGATGTTTAGATCAGTAAATAATACAGTTGGTGGAGCTGCAATGGCTGTGATGATGACTGGAATGGGAGACGATGGAACAATTGCAATGAAAGAACTTCATGATAATGGTGCATATACAGTAGCACAGAATGAAGAAAGTTGTGTTGTTTTTGGTATGCCAGCAAAAGCTATTCAAGCTGGTGCTGTAAAAGATATTATTCATTTAGATGAAATAGCAGATTACATAATTGATTTTGCTAAGAACAAAAGAAGATAAGAGTGCTTCTTTTGTATGTATAAAAAAGTTTGAAAATTATAGTTTTCAATACTAATTAATATATATTTTGCTAAAATACAACTATTCTGTATAAAGGCACAATATGCGATATGAACTTGACTTTGAAAACACGTTTAACAAAACCTACTGTTTTTGGCTCTCCTTATTTGTAAGAAATAAATTAACAACACTTTCTAATACTCAAGTAAATGACAAAGAAAAATTTGCAAATATACTGCAAGTTTTAATTCGTGGAAATAAATCAATTGAAGAACTAAAGGATTTGGTTAAACAAGCTAGAAATATTGGTTTAACAGGAATAAATACATATTTTAACCCTCTTATGAAATTATATGAATTTTTGCAAACATTTGGACCAGCCTCTATGAAAGAAATTGATGAAGAGTTACTTATTGACTTTTTAGCTTCATATACAAGTGGTCTATCTGATGCAAGCAAGAAAAATCATAGAATTGCCCTACTTA belongs to Arcobacter sp. CECT 8983 and includes:
- a CDS encoding protein-glutamate O-methyltransferase CheR encodes the protein MASDRVLHQRVKKILYSLTGITLAENKDIMIANRLHKLKRDTKYTGDIDHLLDSIEEGSFTMEFINSFTTNKTHFFREEFHFTDLRDRVLPAFANSGKEIKMYCSASSTGEEPYSMAMTVLETQELLGRRINASIIATDIDTNVLQYAANGVYRYAKSSREFPEWIKPPKFFKKRVNKTLTSEEILIKVKPELQKMVTFQVNNLNDLTYPFQKDYFDVVFCRNVLIYFSSEDQNKILKRLFSHLKMGGTLYLGHSENPHDLIDYVDRIGQNIFIKKKEFN
- a CDS encoding chemotaxis protein CheD, with the protein product MIVIGHKDGSIEKASISRFTQKTKGYNTHTVIGGEFAVGKDADSIAFKTLLGSCVAIMFYDKVKKIKGMNHFLLPTTNSSNDDMKYGLYSVEAMLNEMYKLGCDKKNMSAKISGGADIMQLNMSAISIGHRNVEFAKDFCKSEGFKLISEHTRGEHGRLILLADTFETFIKVTQKSETDSKIVKEEKALQTEITKAPVIKEYVGGVDLFDDNSSKAEPEMEIELF
- the cheB gene encoding chemotaxis-specific protein-glutamate methyltransferase CheB — its product is MYTVLVIDDSPSMRRIIKDMVNNIEDFEVIAEAFDAYDAREKIKEYEPDLVTIDINMPKMDGVTFLRNLMRLHPMPAVVVSGESVRGNDIFDDGAVGFIPKPEAGESMISFGERIKENLLNLTFLLKRYTLKKPKAKKQVKTKTTLEANKKNHPDLVIPLRQAPLMGKKIIAIGSSTGGVESLLRVFKRLTNNLPPIVITQHIPYGFSKSFADRLNDNSSLIVHQAETGMVLENGHAYLAPGNMHLTIERTAGNNYQIRLLDEMKVSHHKPSVDVMFRSVNNTVGGAAMAVMMTGMGDDGTIAMKELHDNGAYTVAQNEESCVVFGMPAKAIQAGAVKDIIHLDEIADYIIDFAKNKRR